AGCGCACCTTCGAGATTGATGATGAGGCGCTCGATCTGGTGGCCTTCTACAGCCGCAATCTGGCGGTCCCCGCCCGGCGTGATGTGGATGCTCCTGAGGTGCTCAAAGGCAAGGAGCTGTTCTACACGATCGGCTGCGTCTCCTGCCACAAACCAACTTATGTCACCCATCGTCTCAAGGATCGGCCAGCCCAGAGCTTCCAGCTTATCTGGCCTTACACCGACCTGTTGCTCCATGACATGGGTGAGGGCCTTGCCGATCATCGCCCCGAAGCGCGGGCAAGCGGCACCGAATGGCGCACGCCGCCTCTTTGGGGCATCGGCATGACCAAGCAGGTCTCCGATCATACCTATTTTCTCCATGACGGGCGCGCCCGCTCGCTTCTCGAAGCCGTGTTGTGGCATGGCGGGGAAGCCGAGACGCATAAGCAGACGGTGGTCGAGCTCGACCCCGAGGACCGCGCCGCCCTCATTCGCTTTCTGGAAAGTCTCTAGTCATGAAACACCGTATTCTTTCCCTGGTCCTGATTTTGGGGACGCTTTGGAGCCTTGGTCCGGTGAGCGCTCAGGAGCTCAAGCCTGACCTTAAAAAGATCGTCGATGAGCACATTCTGCCCGGCTATCAGGCCCTCGTTGATCGCTCTCAAGCGCTCGAAGAGACAGCAAGCCGCGCGTGCGGCAAGGATCTCGACGCCCTCAAGGCCGCCTATAACGACGCCTTTGATGCATGGATCTCAGTCAGCCACATGCGCTTTGGTCCGGCAGAGCAGAATGACCGTGCCTATGCGCTGGCCTATTGGCCGGATAGCAAGGGTTTCACGCCAAAGACGCTCGCAAGCCTCTTGAAAGGCAATGACCCGGTCATTCACGATCTTGATGAGTTTCAAGCCGTCTCGATTGCAGGGCGCGGTTTCTATGCGCTCGAGTTCCTGCTCTACGACAAGGCCTTTGTCGCCAAGCCCGCTGCGCATTATTGTGATCTGGTGACAATCATCACCGAAGACATCGCGGCCAACGCAAGGGACATTCTGGCGGACTGGCAGAACGGCTATGCCGACATTCTGATCTCTGCCGACAATGATACCTATCGCAGCGAGGCCGAGGTTGCACGTCAGCTCTACACCACGCTAACATCCGGGCTGCAATTCACCTCGCAAACCCGGATAGGCCGCCCGATGGGGTCCTTCAAGCGCCCCAGACCGCGCCGTGCCGAGGTCTGGCGGTCCGGGCGTTCTGTGCGCCATGTTGTTTTGTCGCTCGAAGCCAACAGACAGCTTGCCGCCCTTCTGTCCGACGGTCACACGGCCATCGACGACCGGTTCGCGCGCGCCATCCTGCTCGCTGAAGAGTTCGACGACCCGATATTTGCGGGGGTTGGCGACATGCAGGGCCGCATTCGGGTCGAGGCACTCCAGACCGCCATTGATCAGATCACCATCCAACTCGCCGAGGACTTGGCCCCCAAGCTGGGCATCGCGGCCGGGTTCAACTCACTTGACGGAGATTGATATGACAGATCGCCGCTCCTTCCTTGCGGGCATGTTCGCCATGAGCCTGTGCCCCAGCGTGAGCTGGGCAGACGCAGGCAGTCCGGCCTTCCTTTCCGCAGCGCGCAAGCCCGACGGTTCCTACGCACTCTCCGGCTTGTCCTCGCAGGGGCAGGTCCGTTTTGAAATTCCTTTGCCGGGGCGTGGTCATGCGGCGGCAGCCCACCCCCATCGTCCCGAGGCTGTTGCCTTTGCCCGTCGTCCCGGCAATTTTGCTCTCGTCATTGATTGTGTCGGGGGCAAGACCCGGCAGGTGGTGGAAGCCCCTGCCGGTCGTCATTTCTATGGCCATGGTGCTTTTTCCGATGATGGAAGCCTGCTTTTCACGGCAGAAAACGACTTTGACACCATCAATGGCGTCATCGGCATCTGGAAAGTCGGCGAACGCTACGAGCGGGTGGGCGAGTTCCTGTCCGGCGGCCTCGGCCCCCATGACGTCAAGCTGATGCCGGATCTCAAGCATCTGGTGATTGCCAATGGCGGTATCGAAACTCATCCGGACAGTGGCCGCGCCAAGCTCAACATTCCCACCATGGAACCGAACCTCACCTATGTGAGCCTTGACGGCACTATCGTTGATCAAATGTCGCTGCCTCATGCCATGCACAAGAACTCGATCCGCCATCTCAGCGTAGGCGAGGACGGGGTGGTTGCTTTTGCCATGCAGTGGCAGGGAGACATCAACGAGAGCCCCGAGCTTCTTGGTCTTCACAGCATGGGGGGTGGCGATGCCCGCCTGATGCAAACGGGGCTGGCGGAGCATGACAGGCTTCAGGGCTATCTCGGCAGCGTGGCCTATTCCGCCAAAAAGCAGCTGATAGCCGTCACGTCACCGCGCGGCAGCGTGCTCTATATCTATGATACCAAGAGCGGCAAGCACGTCAGCACGATCAAGGAAGCCGACGTTTGTGGCGTCGCCATGTATAATGATGAGATCTATCTGACAAGCGGAACGGGCATCGTCAGTAAGTCGGACGTCAGTCGCGAGACATGGCGGCAGTCCCACCACTGCAACTGGGACAACCATCTCATCAAGATCTGAGTTTTCCGAACCTTGGGGACAAACAAGGGCAAAAGAGAAAGCCGGGGCATTGCTCCGGCTTTCGTTATTTCAGACCGTCTGATCAGGCTTTTATGCCTTTTCGAGCGAGGGGATGGGAATGCAGGCTTCGCCCTCGCAGACATTCACCTCGACGGTGAGATGGGCAAGGCCCGGAACAGACTTGAGCAAGGCCTTGTAGTGATCGGCACTGCGCGGATAGTGGGTAACGATCGACAGGATTGCTGCGGACTTGCCATTGCCCACATGCCAGATGTGCTGATCGACAACCCTGTTGTCGGCATCGGCCTCAATGCGGGCGATGATCGCCTTTTCCATGACACCGTCATCCACCCGATCCAGCAGGATGCCGCCGGTTTCGATCAGGAGGCCATAAGCCCACTTGCTGATCACCACCGCACCAACGATGCCCATCAGCGCATCCATGAAGGTCCAGCCCAGATATTTGCCGAACAGCAACGCAGCAATGGCGAGGACCGATGTCAAGGCGTCGGCAACGACGTGCATGTAGGCGGCCTTGAGATTGTGATCGGTCGCCTGATGGTCGTGGTGATGCTCATGGTGCTCATCGTGATGATGGTCATGGTGAGCATGTGCCTCAACGTGTCCGTGGGCATGCTCGTGCCCATGCTCGTGACCGTGTGAATGCCCGTGCCCATGGGATTGTCCATGCCCATGGGAGTGCCCGTGCGAGTGGCCATGGTGGTGGTGTCCGTCATCATGCAAGAGGAAGACACTCGCCACATTGACCATGAGCCCCACAATGGCGACCAGCATCGCTTCGTCAAAGGCGATGGACAGAGGATTGATCAGGCGCTGAACGGACTCCCAGACCATGAACAGAGCCACCAGCCCCAGCACGATGGCGCTCGTGTAGCCACCAAGGATTTCCACCTTGCCGACCCCGAAGGTGAAGCTGCGATCCCGCGCGTGCTTGCGGGCATAGCGATAGGCAAAGACCGACAGACCGAGCGCCCCGGCATGGGTCGCCATATGCCAGCCATCCGCCAGAAGGGCCATCGAGTTGAACCAGATGCCGGCGGAGATTTCCAGCACCATCATGACGAAGGTAAGAAGGACCACCGCCATGGTCCGCCGTTCATTGGACTGGCTGGCTTCGGTATCCAGAAAAGCGTGATCGTGTCGCCACGTGTCGAGCTGGTGAATGTGCATGGCCATATTCCCGCTTAGGCTTGCAAAAAGGAAATCTGCTTGAGATTATTGTATTTTATACTCAGGAATTATCGGTCTGTGCAAGGCGACAATTTGAGCCGTCTGCTTGATTGAGCTTAAAGGGGAGCCTTTGACTAAATTTTGTTCATTTGCATCGGATTCTGTCAGTATTCGTGCGGATGCACGAAGCGGCATCACGGCGCGCGGACTACTATTTCAGGCTTAGTCTTCTGAAGATACACGACAAAATGGAATGTCTTGCACTCTGGCACCGGACTTGCAACACTGATTTTGTGCAGAGCGTCTAGGGATCCGATCAATTTCGATGCAGGACCAAGAGATGCAAGCCGGAGACTTGGGACCGACCCACATATAACTCCGGTGACACGGCGGGACAAAAACCCGGGAGATTACTGCACGAGGTTTCGCGCGCGCGAGCCTGCTCCCGGACGCGCGTGCGTATGAACCTGATTTTCAAGGCCTCGAGAGACGCCAAGACAGGAGAGACGTACGAATGTTCAAATCCCTTGCCAGAATTGCGCTTTTCACCGCCGTGGCCCTGCTGCCACTCAGCACTCCATCCGTTCAGGCTGCCGAAAAGAAAGACTTCAAGGTCTGCTGGTCCATTTATGTTGGCTGGATGCCATGGGGCTATCTGTCCGACAGCGGCATCATGAAGAAGTGGGCCGACAAATATGATATTTCCGTCGAGATCGTGCAGATCAACGACTATGTTGAGAGCATCAACCAATATACCGCTGGTGGATATGACGGCTGCTCCATGACAAACATGGATGCCCTGTCGATTCCGGCCGGTGGTGGTGTCGACACCACCGCACTCATCGTCGGTGACTATTCCAACGGCAACGACGGCATCATCCTCAAGGACAAGAGCAAGCTTGAAGAGATCAAGGGCCAGAAGGTCAACCTCGTCGAGCTGTCCGTATCCCACTATCTCCTCGCCCGCGCGCTCGACAGCGTCGGTATGAGCGAGAAGGACGTCACTGTCGTCAATACCTCTGACGCCGACATGATCGCCGCCTACGCAACCGATGACGTCACCTCTGTGGTGACATGGAACCCGCTGCTCAGCGAAATCGAAGCCGAGGCCAACGCCACCAAGGTCTTTGACAGTGCGGGCATCCCCGGTGAGATCGTCGACATCATGATGGTCAATACCGAGACCCTTGCGGACAATCCCGCCTTCGGCAAGGCCCTGACAGGGGCATGGTACGAGCTGATGGCCCTGATGTCGTCCGACAGCGACGAAGGCAAGGCCGCACGCACCGCAATGGCCGAAGCCTCGGGCACCGACCTTGCCGGGTATGATGCCCAGCTCGCCACCACCAAGATGTTCTATACGCCCGCCGAGGCCGTGGCATTCACCCAAGGCAAGGAGCTGCCTGCAACCATGAAATTTGTCGCTGAGTTCCTCTTTGACAAGGGCATTCTGGGTGAAGGCGCTCCGAGCCCGGAATTCGTCGGTGTCTCCTTCCCCGATGGCTCGATCTATGGCGACAAGGGCAATGTCAAACTGAAATTTGACAGCTCCTACATGGAGATGGCCGCCAAGGGCGAACTCTGATCCCGACCTCAACCGCCACTCCGATCCCTTCTATCGCGGAACGGGATCGGGGTGACCCTTTTGATCGAAGCGGAGCAGGCATGCGCATCATCAACCGAAAACCGGGACGGGTGACGGCCTTTGCGTTGGGGATCATTCCCTTCGTCGCGACCATCCTTGCCTATGCCATCGCCAGCCACTATCGGCGTCTCGACAATCCGGCAGACAAGCTGTTGCCGTCGCTCGAGTCCATGGGAGCCGCCTTCATGCGCATGGCAACCGAACCGGACCGGCGATCCGGCGACCTGCTCCTTTGGGTCGATACCTTCGATAGCCTGTGGCGCCTCGGGTTCGGCATGGCGATCTCGACACTTCTCGC
This DNA window, taken from uncultured Cohaesibacter sp., encodes the following:
- a CDS encoding imelysin family protein — translated: MKHRILSLVLILGTLWSLGPVSAQELKPDLKKIVDEHILPGYQALVDRSQALEETASRACGKDLDALKAAYNDAFDAWISVSHMRFGPAEQNDRAYALAYWPDSKGFTPKTLASLLKGNDPVIHDLDEFQAVSIAGRGFYALEFLLYDKAFVAKPAAHYCDLVTIITEDIAANARDILADWQNGYADILISADNDTYRSEAEVARQLYTTLTSGLQFTSQTRIGRPMGSFKRPRPRRAEVWRSGRSVRHVVLSLEANRQLAALLSDGHTAIDDRFARAILLAEEFDDPIFAGVGDMQGRIRVEALQTAIDQITIQLAEDLAPKLGIAAGFNSLDGD
- a CDS encoding DUF1513 domain-containing protein, which translates into the protein MTDRRSFLAGMFAMSLCPSVSWADAGSPAFLSAARKPDGSYALSGLSSQGQVRFEIPLPGRGHAAAAHPHRPEAVAFARRPGNFALVIDCVGGKTRQVVEAPAGRHFYGHGAFSDDGSLLFTAENDFDTINGVIGIWKVGERYERVGEFLSGGLGPHDVKLMPDLKHLVIANGGIETHPDSGRAKLNIPTMEPNLTYVSLDGTIVDQMSLPHAMHKNSIRHLSVGEDGVVAFAMQWQGDINESPELLGLHSMGGGDARLMQTGLAEHDRLQGYLGSVAYSAKKQLIAVTSPRGSVLYIYDTKSGKHVSTIKEADVCGVAMYNDEIYLTSGTGIVSKSDVSRETWRQSHHCNWDNHLIKI
- a CDS encoding cation diffusion facilitator family transporter, whose product is MHIHQLDTWRHDHAFLDTEASQSNERRTMAVVLLTFVMMVLEISAGIWFNSMALLADGWHMATHAGALGLSVFAYRYARKHARDRSFTFGVGKVEILGGYTSAIVLGLVALFMVWESVQRLINPLSIAFDEAMLVAIVGLMVNVASVFLLHDDGHHHHGHSHGHSHGHGQSHGHGHSHGHEHGHEHAHGHVEAHAHHDHHHDEHHEHHHDHQATDHNLKAAYMHVVADALTSVLAIAALLFGKYLGWTFMDALMGIVGAVVISKWAYGLLIETGGILLDRVDDGVMEKAIIARIEADADNRVVDQHIWHVGNGKSAAILSIVTHYPRSADHYKALLKSVPGLAHLTVEVNVCEGEACIPIPSLEKA
- a CDS encoding putative urea ABC transporter substrate-binding protein translates to MFKSLARIALFTAVALLPLSTPSVQAAEKKDFKVCWSIYVGWMPWGYLSDSGIMKKWADKYDISVEIVQINDYVESINQYTAGGYDGCSMTNMDALSIPAGGGVDTTALIVGDYSNGNDGIILKDKSKLEEIKGQKVNLVELSVSHYLLARALDSVGMSEKDVTVVNTSDADMIAAYATDDVTSVVTWNPLLSEIEAEANATKVFDSAGIPGEIVDIMMVNTETLADNPAFGKALTGAWYELMALMSSDSDEGKAARTAMAEASGTDLAGYDAQLATTKMFYTPAEAVAFTQGKELPATMKFVAEFLFDKGILGEGAPSPEFVGVSFPDGSIYGDKGNVKLKFDSSYMEMAAKGEL